tttgagtaTTAATGGTTTAGCCCAACTATTATTATCACCAAATTTTCTCTCATTAAATTGTGATATAAGCGTTTCCAGCTATTCATTTTAAACCCAAAATACCATTAACAagtttcctttctcttttctttgacTTCTTATTTTTGCCAATATCCTCGTTTCTTTATTAGGTTTTACAACAATTAGGTAGATTTCGTAACAGATATGACTGCTTTGTTTGTTAGGTTTGAATTCTTTATCATTTCAaccaacatttttctttttgtttttttgttcttttctttggggtctgttatttcaaaaaaatttgGTAAATGGAAATGAGGCAATAATCGGTGGCGGATATGAAACGACTCTTTTATCTGATTCTCCCACTTTTGATGTAAAGATGAAAGGCGATCCCaccccaaaaaaacaaaaaaccagagAGATGATTATTCTCAAGTTAATTTCTTGGGTGAAGGAGCAGATAATGAATTACTGCTTTTAACTCCTATAATATGACACCTTTATTTACAAGATcatcataaaaaataattttcaaaaattaatcaTACTAGAAATGTATGTCTCAcatatttgaaaattttaattgtTATCAAAATTGTCTATTTGTTTAATACACGCGCATAACTGATGATTTCCAAtataattattatgatttttaaacaACTATTTATAAAATTAAATTCAGTGCGATGTAAGGTGTGAATTTTTATTTAACATTACacgtgatgagaaaaaagaagtggaaaattctacaatgtgttaacgtatgacatgcatacaattgccttaaaaatggtaaaataagtcatcaaaatagtaatattagtcctcaaagtagtaacataagtccttaaagtgataaattttcttaattaccacatgagtccttaaaataataatagtagtcctcaaagtggtaacgtGAGTCCTTAaaatggtaaattttcttagtttaccgtatgagtcctcaaaatagtaatattagtcctcaaagtggtaacacgagtccttaaagtggtaaaaatagttgatgtatgagaaatgttaacataccataacttTACCCAAAAGAAGTTACCTATCactgtttaaaaaaaaatcatatatacaattgaagtggtgttagctcagtggttagagcacccactacctaatgacgaagtcataggttcgagtcaccatgggggtaggagtgaaatcttttgatcctctttttaaaaagatgaaaaaaaaaaaaaaaacatggaggTTTAATTTGATTTTCTTCGGATCAAATGATGGAACATTAATTGCAGAGTAACCATACATTTTGGGAATGTCTGAAAATTCATAATGGAAATGTTACTTTAAATTTAATTAGTAATCATTTTGAGTTGGTACCAGTGTGGGCCTACTGCAAATTTCCACATAATGACTTCAAGGTTTACCTAAATCACTTGTACCTGAATTTGACTGTACCGTGCAGAAAACTATGGAAAGGCCTTGTCGGTGAGGAAGTATGCGGGAGCAGTGGCTTTCAACAACATAACAAGGTTAGCATTTGGGAAAcgatttgtaaactcagagggtGTGATAGATGAACAAGGGCTAGAATTCAAGGCCATTGTCGCCAATGGGCTCAAGCTCGGTGCATCGCTTGCCATGGCCGAGCATATTCCATGGCTGCGTTGGATGTTCCCACTGGAGGAGGAGGCATTTGCCCAGCATGGGGCACGGCGAGACCGACTCACTAGGGAAATCATGGAAGAGCACACAGAGGCACGCAACAAAAGCGGTGGTGTTGCCAAGCAGCATTTTGTGGATGCCTTGCTTACCTTGCAGGACAAGTACGACCTTTCTGAAGACACTATTATTGGACTGCTTTGGGTAAGTACCAAGGGATAATAATATATTCTGTAATTATTAGAGTTTTAACACTAAATGATGTATTGCATTTCGCAGGATATGATTACTGCAGGCATGGACACAACGGCGATTTCTCTTGAATGGGCCGTGGCAGAGTTGATTAAGAACCCAAGGGTGCAACAAAAAGCCCAAGAGGAGCTAGACCGGGTCGTAGGGTTCGAACGTGTCATGACAGAAACCGATTTCTCGAGCCTCCCGTATCTACAATGTGTAGCCAAGGAAGCGCTACGGATGCACCCTCCAACCCCATTGATGCTCCCCCACCGAGCCAATGCCAATGTCAAGATCGGCGGCTACGACATCCCCAAGGGTTCAAACGTACATGTGAACGTTTGGGCCGTTGCCCGTGACCCAGCGGTATGGAAGGATCCCCATGAGTTCAGACCCGAAAGGTTCCTAGAGGAGGATGTGGACATGAAGGGCCATGATTTTAGACTGCTTCCATTTGGAGCGGGACGACGGATATGTCCCGGAGCCCAACTTGGTATCCAATTGGTGGAGTCCATGTTGGGCCATCTATTGCACCATTTCTGTTGGGCTCCTGCTGAAGGGGTGAATCCACAAGAGATTGACATGTCAGAAAGTCCAGGGCTTGTGACTTACATGAGGACCACATTGCATGCTGTGCCTACGCCAAGGCTGCCATCGCACTTATACAAACGTGTGGAAGCTGAAATGTAATCactctttgtttcttcttacTCTTCTTATTTCCTTTAAGCCAAACTTGAGAGGTTATGTTTTATCGAGATTTACACCCATCACAACAATATTTGGAAATTGCAACATTGCATACACCATGCACAAGATATGATTCAAATTTGGGGAATGCAAattatttccttttttctttcattaaaaaaaaaaaaaaaaatgagagagcGTGCCATCCAACACAATGCTCTCACCATCATATTCATGCAAGGCAATCCAGCAAGAAAACTTAGACAAAATCCAGCAGAACCAATTTATTTGTACGGTATCAAATATACATGGTATGGACTAGTATGATTTTGTACAAGGGATTACAAAAATCAAGTCATAAGCAGTAAGCCTTACAATTCACATAAGAAACACCGGTCGCTTAACACGATCCCTTTTGGTATTAAGTGTAACATAATAGTAGATCGAACCATCAACCAACACATTGTTTTACCATGCAAGGATATAAACTAGATTCAGCGATCTCTTTCCATCCCACTCGAATAAAACCTTCCTTCAATGTTCTTATTTACTTCAACCCAGAGCTTCTGTTCTTGGATTCCCCTCTTCACCTTCAAAAGCAAATGAAATCTGGCATAATCTTCAATAACCTGAAATAAGACAACAGTTTCCTTTTAGCTAGCTAGCAGTCATGC
Above is a genomic segment from Rosa chinensis cultivar Old Blush chromosome 3, RchiOBHm-V2, whole genome shotgun sequence containing:
- the LOC112191575 gene encoding cytochrome P450 98A2: MTMALPPLPVSISFSVVILIVAYKLYQWLRFKLPPGPRPWPVVGNLYHIKPVRFRCYAEWAQSYGPIISVWTGSTLNVVVSNTELARQVLKDHDQKLADRHRNRSAAKFSKDGQDLIWADYGPHYVKVRKVCTLELFSPKRIEALRPIREDEVTAMVESIYKYCTDAENYGKALSVRKYAGAVAFNNITRLAFGKRFVNSEGVIDEQGLEFKAIVANGLKLGASLAMAEHIPWLRWMFPLEEEAFAQHGARRDRLTREIMEEHTEARNKSGGVAKQHFVDALLTLQDKYDLSEDTIIGLLWDMITAGMDTTAISLEWAVAELIKNPRVQQKAQEELDRVVGFERVMTETDFSSLPYLQCVAKEALRMHPPTPLMLPHRANANVKIGGYDIPKGSNVHVNVWAVARDPAVWKDPHEFRPERFLEEDVDMKGHDFRLLPFGAGRRICPGAQLGIQLVESMLGHLLHHFCWAPAEGVNPQEIDMSESPGLVTYMRTTLHAVPTPRLPSHLYKRVEAEM